Proteins from one Romeriopsis navalis LEGE 11480 genomic window:
- a CDS encoding adenylate/guanylate cyclase domain-containing protein, whose amino-acid sequence MFAVVKKPLRLFDRLSIQSKLFLMLLIASILSIIVTGYVGYSSGRAALRESRLSELTNLRTSKAGEIQSYLDGVTDQVQFLGENQFLIRNAKAIRAAFTKIDQTAITKPTWAVQRLTYYENQFIPRLSQNIDGTPTLETYLPQGKAAKYLQHHYVVNNTNVIGEKDKLDQAKDDTEYSKVHAQLQPAVRNIVDKFHYYDIFLIDPETRDIVYSYEKEVDFATNLKSGPYADSNLAKAVEAVLKSPDKQYIKIVDYEHYRPSYGSPAAFIATPLLENSKLVGVLAVQISADDIDRVMTNNRQWAQTGLGQTGEAILVGSDYQMRSNSRFFLEDPKKYFEQLKRNGASKRSINRLRSHDTTILNQSIQTDVVESALKNKTGILDNVKDYRNVPSIVSFAPIKFGDVNWAIVARMDESEAFAPINEFRKRIVITASGIILLITLIATSLARLFVNPIYSIINAARSIVAGRLDTTIQVKSRDELYELAKTVNQMTDKLRQQKAHMAEQNTENKRLLKTLLPGPIVPRYQAGENPIADKANNVSVIIAEIAGFNRLSMEWPADSSVSYLNELFCSFDQATMNQGVERIKTSGTAYLAVSGLMIPRLDHSKYALEYALILQKLVDQFNQTHGMDLRLRIGIDAGPVIAGVVGDTRFSYNLWGSTVIQTRVIASHTVPDEIWVGQALHDRLGELYTFEARPAINIEGRNSTIPVWSVKRG is encoded by the coding sequence ATGTTTGCCGTCGTCAAAAAACCGCTGCGTCTCTTCGATCGTCTCAGCATTCAGTCAAAATTGTTTTTGATGCTGCTCATCGCCAGCATTCTTTCGATCATCGTCACTGGATATGTCGGTTATAGCAGCGGACGTGCCGCTCTTCGAGAAAGCCGACTCAGCGAATTAACCAATCTCCGCACATCAAAAGCCGGAGAAATTCAATCCTATCTCGACGGCGTCACCGATCAGGTGCAGTTTTTAGGCGAAAATCAATTTCTCATCCGCAACGCCAAAGCCATTCGGGCGGCCTTCACCAAAATCGATCAAACTGCCATCACCAAGCCGACCTGGGCCGTACAGCGGCTCACATATTACGAAAATCAGTTCATTCCCCGCCTAAGCCAAAATATTGACGGGACTCCCACCCTCGAAACCTATTTGCCGCAGGGCAAGGCGGCAAAATACCTGCAGCACCATTACGTGGTGAACAACACCAATGTGATCGGCGAAAAGGACAAGCTCGATCAAGCCAAAGATGACACTGAATACAGTAAGGTTCATGCTCAGCTACAACCAGCGGTCCGCAATATTGTGGATAAATTCCACTACTACGATATTTTTTTGATCGACCCAGAGACGCGCGATATCGTTTATAGCTACGAAAAAGAAGTCGATTTTGCCACGAACCTAAAATCTGGGCCCTATGCCGACAGCAACCTAGCCAAAGCCGTTGAAGCGGTCCTCAAATCCCCCGACAAGCAGTACATCAAAATCGTTGACTACGAACATTACCGCCCCTCCTACGGTAGCCCCGCCGCGTTTATCGCCACACCGTTACTGGAAAACAGCAAACTCGTTGGTGTCTTGGCCGTCCAAATCTCGGCAGACGATATCGATCGAGTCATGACCAATAATCGCCAATGGGCACAAACCGGCTTAGGCCAAACCGGAGAAGCGATTTTGGTGGGCTCGGATTATCAAATGCGATCGAACTCACGCTTCTTTTTAGAAGACCCTAAAAAATACTTTGAACAACTGAAACGCAATGGCGCATCAAAGCGCAGCATCAATCGGCTACGCAGTCATGACACCACCATTTTGAACCAATCGATTCAAACCGACGTTGTCGAATCAGCACTGAAAAATAAGACCGGCATCCTTGATAACGTCAAAGACTATCGGAATGTCCCATCGATCGTCTCCTTTGCGCCGATTAAATTCGGTGATGTGAACTGGGCGATCGTGGCACGGATGGATGAATCTGAAGCCTTTGCCCCGATCAATGAATTTCGGAAACGCATTGTGATTACCGCCTCCGGGATCATTTTGCTAATTACCCTGATCGCGACTTCGCTGGCACGGCTATTCGTCAATCCCATCTACAGTATTATCAATGCGGCACGCAGCATCGTCGCTGGTCGCCTTGACACAACAATTCAGGTCAAATCACGGGACGAACTTTATGAACTCGCCAAAACAGTCAACCAAATGACGGATAAGCTGCGGCAGCAAAAAGCCCATATGGCCGAGCAAAATACCGAGAATAAACGGCTGCTAAAAACCCTATTGCCTGGACCGATCGTCCCCCGCTATCAGGCTGGCGAAAATCCCATCGCCGATAAAGCCAACAATGTATCCGTGATCATTGCCGAAATTGCGGGATTCAATCGACTCTCCATGGAATGGCCTGCCGATAGCTCCGTCAGCTACCTCAACGAACTATTTTGCAGCTTCGACCAAGCCACTATGAACCAAGGGGTAGAACGGATTAAAACTTCTGGCACGGCTTACCTCGCGGTTAGTGGCTTGATGATTCCCCGGCTCGATCACAGCAAATACGCCCTGGAATACGCCTTGATTCTCCAAAAACTGGTTGACCAATTTAATCAAACCCATGGCATGGATCTACGTTTGCGGATTGGGATTGATGCTGGTCCCGTGATTGCTGGAGTGGTGGGTGATACACGCTTTAGCTATAATCTCTGGGGCAGTACAGTGATTCAAACCCGCGTCATCGCATCCCATACAGTCCCCGATGAAATCTGGGTGGGCCAAGCACTTCACGATCGCCTGGGTGAACTGTATACCTTTGAAGCACGTCCAGCAATCAACATTGAAGGCCGCAACAGCACGATTCCAGTCTGGTCAGTCAAGCGGGGATAG